A DNA window from Jaculus jaculus isolate mJacJac1 chromosome 1, mJacJac1.mat.Y.cur, whole genome shotgun sequence contains the following coding sequences:
- the Ppp6c gene encoding serine/threonine-protein phosphatase 6 catalytic subunit — MAPLDLDKYVEIARLCKYLPENDLKRLCDYVCDLLLEESNVQPVSTPVTVCGDIHGQFYDLCELFRTGGQVPDTNYIFMGDFVDRGYYSLETFTYLLALKAKWPDRITLLRGNHESRQITQVYGFYDECQTKYGNANAWRYCTKVFDMLTVAALIDEQILCVHGGLSPDIKTLDQIRTIERNQEIPHKGAFCDLVWSDPEDVDTWAISPRGAGWLFGAKVTNEFVHINNLKLICRAHQLVHEGYKFMFDEKLVTVWSAPNYCYRCGNIASIMVFKDVNTREPKLFRAVPDSERVIPPRTTTPYFL; from the exons CGGCTCTGTGACTATGTTTGTGACCTTCTCTTGGAAGAGTCGAATGTTCAGCCAGTATCAACACCAGTAACAGTGTGTGGGGACATACATGGACAG ttttatgACCTTTGTGAACTATTCAGAACTGGAGGTCAGGTTCCTGACACAAACTACATATTTATG GGTGATTTTGTAGACAGAGGATACTATAGTTTGGAGACCTTCACTTACCTTCTTGCACTAAAGGCTAAATGGCCTGATCGTATTACACTTTTACGAGGAAATCACGAGAGTAGACAGATAACACAGGTGTACGGATTTTATG ATGAGTGCCAAACCAAATATGGAAATGCTAATGCCTGGAGATACTGTACCAAAGTTTTTGACATGCTCACAGTAGCAGCT TTAATAGATGAGCAGATTTTGTGTGTTCATGGTGGCTTATCTCCTGATATCAAAACACTGGATCAAATTCGAACCATTGAACGGAATCAAGAGATTCCTCACAAAGGAGCATTTTGTGACCTGGTTTGGTCAGATCCTGAAGATGTGGATACTTGGGCCATTAGTCCCCGAGGGGCAGGTTGGCTTTTTGGAGCAAAAGTCACAAATGAG TTTGTTCATATCAACAACTTAAAACTCATCTGCAGAGCACACCAGCTTGTGCACGAAGGCTATAAGTTTATGTTTGATGAGAAGCTGGTTACAGTGTGGTCTGCTCCTAATTACTGCTATCGCTGTGGAAACATTGCTTCTATCATGGTCTTCAAAGATGTCAATACCAGAGAACCAAAGTTATTTCGGGCAGTTCCAGATTCAGAACGTGTTATTCCTCCCAGAACGACGACGCCGTATTTCCTTTGA